Within the Lycorma delicatula isolate Av1 chromosome 11, ASM4794821v1, whole genome shotgun sequence genome, the region aaataaaaatacagaaagtaATGAAATCGGTTGATTGTGAAATATACaggaaaacacaattttttagaatgaaatacCCTTATTGTGTATGTAAAATATCTCAAGCGGGAATTATTGAAAagatttgatttcaatttttatgattcaTTTATCAACTGAACAATACTATGTGTTTGGCATTAATTAGATTTCTGTTGTGTAGTTAACGATGGATGCAGTGATGTATTGACTAGTTGTATGCGCTCTGCGCTGCTGCAGAATATGATTGATGGTAGGAGGTAAAGGAAATCATGTAAACTTCACCTCCAAGATGATTTCAAATGTATTAGTGTACAGATCAGCCAGATTTATGTTTTACACGAgttaaacatgttttaattatcaattttcattACAAAGACATTtgagttttaattatgttacaaaagTTTAACTGATTAGATAAAGGAATTTATTGTAAGCattttactactaaaataaaattttattatattaaattttaatttctttctaaattattgtattactgcaaaaataccaattttttaacattactattTAGGTAGTCAAATTGCAAAAGGGGATTCCCACAACTGATTCTGAAGAGCACGCCACTTTagcactaaaataaaatttgttaccaGAGAAATGACACAGTAAGCTAAAGGACCCTCTGCAATATCTacacaaaattttacctttctaGCTATTTGTGAAATAAGATACATTTCCAGTCAACTATTCACAAGCTACTTAAATGAAACATTCTGATTTAAGAGCCAAAAGAACAAAGGACATAATATCACCGAAAGTCCACTCCTCTTTTTCCTCCTCAGACAATGGtcttgtatatatgtatatgtgctatttttctttagaaactacctaattactacattaaaatttaacagaaacattaaaattaacttttgcaTTACTAGAATGCATAGATTCTGTTGATGATGGGTTAACACTTAAGATTATTTACCTGAGGAATTTATACCCCATTTATGTCCTCTACTGACAGGTATATCTGATGGATTTGGTTACAGAGAAGTAACAGATATGttactgattttgaaataatactCCCTTTCTGGAATATGGACAAACATCCACTTGTTAAGAAAAGATAATGTTATAAAACTTTCTGGATTGAAATTAagtatacacaaatatataatgcatctggaaaaattataaaataacttaagatttaagttaaaaccaaattatttatttcaattaaatcttttaatacaaaTGCTTAGTAGAGTCTCTGAGGTGGACCCATAGTTGATTTAATATGAAGTGATCGAACATTCTGCCAATGCTTCTTTAACAGCGACACAAGAAAATTGACGGCCAAGTGGACATTCTGGACCAATTCATCAGGTGTCATAGCAACATGACCAACAGCGACAGACAAGCACAAcacctgaaaaaatattaaatttaaacatactttAAACAGTCGGACATTTCTAAGAGCAAATGTTACTTACAGTagacttagttttattttttccctatacaaaacaaaaaaaaaatctgatgtgggcatcacatgacttcctttacttcgtacaaggaaatagaAAGCCCACTACATccatatatatttctaatttatcttaGACTTGGCTCATATAATCTTAGAAAGATGAAACTGTTACTTTTAATAAGTCAATTTATGTTCTTTTAGAAGTGTCTTCTACAAGCTGTCATTTGTAATTCTAATTCAAGAGTGAGTGGGTGCTTtgtcatttcagaaataaaaaaaaagttaaagttgaaagctttaattaataataagagacaacctctttttataatattttcattgttgtatGATATTTGGTAATTCATCATGATATATAATTATGAACTaggattaaatgattaattaatctttattacaaTAGATTAACAATTCAAttacctttaagttgaaaatgtttaCACCAATACAATAGTTGCAAAAGAAACTTAAATTTATGACAGACTACAGTTGAATTATATGAATGGACCTTTGAAAATACAACCAGAAACTAGTTAGTTAATATAGTCCTTATTATGTTTTATACGCAGCAGTAAAAGCTGTTCTTTAACTAACAGAACAGAACTTTAATTAAGTTCTACAAATGACTAATTACTTTTAACTACCGAAAGTCTCATTTGGTACAAAAACCACCACATCAAAGGATTAAGTGTCTGGACAACTTCATCTTTACTTAATTTATGGTTCATTACTTTATCTCTTAACACTGCACTCAAAAGGCCACTGTCAGTGGTCACCTGCCATTCCcgaacaattatattatttatccgCCAGCTGTCAatagctttaaattattttcctgacTATTGCCTGAAATGAAAACATTGAGGAGCAATGAAAACAGAAGAAACAAAATatcataatcttaaaatataagatacaataaaataaaaaacataatagtgcataattttttaagcctcacaaaaacattatgttaatattatataaataaagataaataggAAACtacaacagttttaatttattgacagagTAAAATACAGATGAGTTTAGAATTGCTTTGTGTTATGAggctgaagaaaaaaatcatattatctgaataacaatttgaattaaaaacagaaaatttataaaacaagtgtttgTTTAGTGTTTTATTCCTAGTCTTATGGCTGTGTGGTACTGTTTAAAGTATTGTCCAATACACAATCCAGGTTGTGCAGTGCatgttttacacaaatatttggTAGGTTTCCTTGCCCCACTGGCACTTGTCACtgcatataaaaacaatttattttaccagGTCCTAGCGACCAAAGGACCTGCAATTTGCCATTTAATCTTCCTTCATCTCGTATGTCTGAAGGTCTTTTATCTCCCAATTAACTGGCTTCTCTTTATTATAcactttaaaaactattttccacTTGAAACTCACCGTACTCTcgtcaacataaattttattctttgatatgtaatatttcctgaattttttgTCTAAATGCAACACACATTGTGTACTTTTCCAAAACGTGTTAAAAGTACCTCAAATCAAGCCAGTTGTGGGGGGACTGACATGCAGCttctaaaaaaatctgaagaaaccTTTCCTTTGAAAATACATCTTTATAAAAAAGATGCTAATTAACCCGATCagttgaaaaataatcatttagcCATATTGATAAGGACATCTAAAAAAAGCtttcattttatctaaattttcttcTCAAAGGggtgtttttcatgattttttcatttgtataccTATTAGTTTCCTTCATTATTTCAGACTAATTCATTGGtgaagaaaagctgaaattattCTAGTGGTGTAATTGGGATTTTCCTAGGAGTTGGTTTATACCCTGAATTATACAAccatataaatttagataaaattgaaTCACCTAACATTCTCTCCACACCTCTTCGTCTACAACTACTGTACCTCCCTGAGCACCATGTTCATGTCTGATATATCTTCAATCACTTCCACTATTATTTCCACCATatatttcagcattaaaaaatgcCTCGAACTCTTCACCCACATCCGAGTCAATGTCACTTTTGTGTTCCAAGTAAATATCAccagaatataacaaatttttaagaggTAATTTCAAATTTCATCTGATTTTAAATCACATGTTTTATCCATGTCGATAATTATATAACACAACACTTAACCAGCTAGCACAGCACAGAATGATAACAAAAGGGGGGTTATATTGACAGTTGTAAAAGGCAGGAAAGCACTTCGGTGTTGTAGAGATAAGATAAGGATCAGTCCAGTGGTTTACTTATCTCTTCTTTCAATTAGATTACCAGtaaaattgaacatgaaaaactgtgaaatttcactttggtattttttttccataacttATTCCAACCTGTTCTGCAGTTTCAGAGAATTTCACCCATCGATCAATAGTATAAAATCttagcaaaatttaaataaagtatcaaTCTTTATACAGACAACCCCACTGAAAAAAGTCCTACTACTTTGCAGCTCTACTATATCCTTGGAAAGAATTCTAGcattttaaagcaatttatttaataactttggtctgaatataataaaataaacaaaccttCTTCATCTGGAACTTAATAGTAGCTTTGACTTCATCAATTTTTTGCACCATTGATTCCTGATGTGATAAAAGACCAGGAAATTTACCAGCTTTGTTTAGACCAGGTCCCAGCAACCTAGGAATCTGTTTAATCAATGCCTCACTAGCTAAGAAAGCATCATATGATTttgctggaaaaaaaaattaagtttaattataatggaaaaaatatttccaataacaATTCTGAATATCTGTACATGTATCTCCAGACAGGATACTACCATTAAAAATAAGGTAATGATAGAGTTTTATAGAGATTGTTGATGTTGTCCCCAATTTCTATATTaaggtaaagaaaatattttactcaatacCTTTGTCGGAAGGGAcacaaataattacatattaaaaaataaattttacctgctaagttttaaaataaaaaaaataaataaattataaaaattaaataaattttaccataagTTTTAACTGctacaaaaattgatttataattaaataacatcttatttttttaaaaatacatttgttcacaatattaataatgtgTAATGAAACTGGCAATTAATTCTTTCTACATGCCAGATAAATATTGTAGTGAACAAAAAACAGCTAAtgattatatcaaaattaaaaattatccataCATCAAGTGTCCACATGGTATGGTAGCAACACTACCTTCTtgtttaacttaatataaatttgttccaATTTCTAGTAAGTAAAAGTTTTACAGCTACACTTTATACAATCATTAAGAAACATTTTGCTATCgtaatcatataatatattttttatattaatataagtatatttttgcGTTCGGCAACTAACATCAACCAATAAGTTGTTGAACAACCCTAAATTCACACTAACTTGTTATGTCAAAAGTGCCTTACTTTTTTTTGCTGAAATAGTTTGATCAAATAAGTAAACACTTAtccgtaatttatttataagatttgtaaacaagtataaaaaaatttgattaggaATCTGATATGACCAATATAATTGTGGCATTAGTAAAGCACAGTTACTAATCAATCAAAGCAAAGGAATCTTGTTAAaacaaagatatgaaaaatttagAGCAATATTTTTAAGTTCCTTTGTTTAGTAAGTAGTTCAGAATGTACTAAGACTCAAATTATTTCCCACACTTCAAgtgcaattaaaactaaaataggaCACCTCCTTAATTTTAAGTCGGAAAAATAACACGATTGACAGTTCAAAATCAGAAATAACTCTCACTTTTTGTTTTcactggtaattaataaatactgataaCAGAAAAAACACCTGAATCTACATAGATATTTAGTCAAGAAAGAAATGTAATCTTTTCCCAACTTGGCACCGACTGCTAGTCATTAACCAATAACAAATTATGacaatttttcagtaaactttACCCACCGTTCTTAACTTTGATGGTAATCAACATATACCATTTTATGAACAGCTTCACTCTTTAGCACCTTATCATAATTTCAAAGTGTTATTTCCCACTCTTTTTAAGATCTATCAGACTAATAGATGGCAGTTCAccgaaaaaaggaaaacaaaaataagcataaaaatgaaaatgtaactcCAGACAGGATactaaaaccataaaaaaatatggcAATAGCGTTTTATGAAGATTATTAATTTAGtcccagataaaaaaaaagatattaataattagatatattttatatctttgtcGGATGGGACGAactgaaacataaaattaaaaggcAAAAAACACTTACCAAGTTTTTTAACCTGTTTTTTGTTCTTATTCAACTTCTTCAATGCTTCCACATCCATATATGGTATATTATTAGCTTTAGCTTCATCGCAATGTTGCTGATCTCCTAATACACATACTTGCATTTTTGGCCTTGGAATATGCTTCAATCTGATTTAAATTGAATGTAgagattagtaattttttaaatataaaaattatttattaaatattataaaaaaatccttttacataaaaaatttattttcaaaacagatCTATAGTTTTCAACTACTTAAATTATCCTAAAATTAACTGTCTTTACAGTAATTACTGCTGTTGTTTAGATTATATAGCCAtccaaaatattgttaaacagGTGTtccaaaatatttacataaaaaagcatAACAGATGAAGAAAAATGTACACAGTAAAAAGTCAACTTTAGATATGGAAAAACAATGGCACCTCTATgaattaaaacagaaacatttagGAGATAGGATGAACATTCTTAAAATGATAAATGCTATATTTATctgatcaatattttattaatgattaacacTGATAAATATCCACTGCAAACATATATTATTGAATGTAAGGATATAGTTGCTTTATTATACTTCTTTCCATATAATGAATTAagatacacattcttttaaaagagaattttgcGACTTGTAGCCCCATTCAAGtatctgcaatttttttatatctactttctcaaaatttttttttctaattatgtttACAAGGATGTGGTTGTTCTATAGCCAATATCAACATTCAATCAATCTAATACTACTATTCTCATGGAATTTTCTTGTCCCCCTGTAAAATAGGCATTGACCAGAACATGTAAAAAGAACCTATGCCGAAAAATTTAGAGTGCGATTCTTTAATACGgctcaaagtaaataaaattctttaagggAAAAAAACCAACTTCTATCTGAGCAACTGTGATCATGAACTAAAATGATTTGGACAGCAGAAGTTTATTTATCACAAAGTTTAATGATGCTTATCTTGAACAGCAATTATGTGCTAAGTTTTTGGAACAGTATACCTTTGTTGGCACTACTCACCATTATTACTATACTACAATACCTCATGTAGTGgtaggaaaaaaattcaaaaatttggggTGCTGTTATTGGTAATGGTATTTTGTCTCTGGCATACCAACATGATGGATACTggataatctttttctttaaatgatctatttcTTAACTGAACTAGCTGTATTTTATTGATACTGCAACTGAAAGGAGAGAGTTAAATGCctttaatgacattaaaaaatctaAGACCAAATGTTTGAAGAGAATCATTAAGGACTATTGCAGTACCACATAGCACTTTTACACAAAGTTAAAACTGCATCAAGCAATTATATActgagaaaaggaaaaaaaataatctgaattattttattgctttcatCAAAACAATACTATCTTTAATCGCAAAATAActcacaagaaaataaacaaaaaacaaatgaatcttgTACTGCAGGCACATGCATTCTCAGTAATTTTGTTTAGCAGCACAATTAACTCAGATAATacatgcaataaaatatatacatcacTGAATGCAAGactattaatgtttaatatagttaagtttttaataaaaccacCACTGGACTATTAATTTACAGAAGACAATATAATCACTAATATGTATAACAAATcataaagtaacattaaaattcttaGGTCACAGCAAAtgtgaaatacatttaaaagatgaTTTTACAGATAATGCATCTGGAAAGCAGCTTAGTTCTTGTCTTCCTGCACAGCATTTCATCAGATCCCGGATGATTGGTCAAGCTAAGAGTTTTGTTTTCTGACCTTAGTCCAACTCTTATTACAATCTGATCTGTTCAACTAAAGGATATAACTCTTAacaataagagtaataataagttggttataataaaattaaataaatagatttgctTCTAGCTTATTAAATCTAAGCAAAACTATttactaattacaaataaaaaatgagataactACACCTTACCTAATTGTTGTTAGTCAAGGTTTAATAACGAGAGTTAAATAATTAGCTCTCTCCCCAGGTTTTAAGACCTTGGGTATGGTCCGCCAAGTGAAGCTTGGCTCCCTTAACGGCTTTTTATTATAGATcacttacattttataaatatgcaagactttaaagatttgtaatttcatattacaaatttcaaaaaagcaattaattaaatacactATACAATTTCTCATTTCAGCAGCAACTGCAAAATGGTATGATGAATAAGACCAAAGTAGATCTTTTTGAGTTGGCAACCTGGAACAGTGATCTGTTTATAACCTTACTACCTGTATGTCTTAAATGGATGGTTTAGGTCTCtattaatgtgaaaataattttttgaagtctgcGTCAAAGACAAAAGCAAATACTGATAGACTTCCTTTAATCAGAGAAGAAACAAGCAGATTAATCACAGAATGAGACCAAGGtgatattattttgaattgatGCAGTTTTGTGAAACCTGAATTTTTTGTTCTCAACTATAATTGACATACCTTGGAGCGCCCTAATGTAGTGTTTATGTTAACATTCAtagcatacaatttttttaaaaatctgaaaggatttataaataaacttaagacttcacagatattttttaactttgaatttgCAATGGAAATATcacaagataattaaataaaatttaacagatacaAAACAAAATGTATGCAATGAATGTAAACCAAATGTTCAATAAGATACAAAATACTGATCCTTTAGTTGAAACTTTTACACTTCTTATGAACAGAAAATAAGCCGTTAAGGTtagactatttttcttttttaacaacatACTTGACTGTTCCAGAGAAACGCTTGTCCTTCTGTGGATCATAGTTCTTCAATCCGATCTGAATTTCTACAGTTTCAAGGAATTTCCTTTTCTTAGTTTTTGAATGTGTCAATACACCATTGACACATTCATACAAAGTATCACGGGATACTTTAGATctgaaaagttaagaaaaacaaaatcaatgcAAAGATTTATACTACATTATTAGAGCTTTTTCAACATtgctaatttttctaataaagatcAATTTAACTGATAATTGTAATGatgaattttacatatttcagtaTTTCATTACCTTTAATTTATTCTCAGTCTTCCAAcaaacttcattaaataattgggcaatttaaataagaataaatatattttattaacacagcctacaaccatttttctataattatttatttctccaAACCCAATTAATTAATACTAGGAAAATTTAACCAGGAACACTTTGAacaattattcttttcttatcttttactCTAAAAGATGACCGCACAGATTGGGACATACAAATAGCTATCACTTTATATGCAGTAAGTTTTCAAGTGTTTTGCTGAAGTGTTATGGCATTACATATAATGTAATGCCATAAGAGGAAAAACACACTGCACTTGCCTGTAGGTGGACGCATCTCATTCCCCTCCccatcatatatatatactccCACTCACTCACCAACACAAAATTACCCAGAGGGCAAGCAAAATGAAGTACTAAGtataaaatatgcatataaaatttacacttaCTATAGTTTTATAGCTTCTTTTCCTACTCTCCTGGATGAGCAATTTAATTctgttccattttttaaaaattaatcttttatgcCTTATTTTCTCTCAGCTGTATTGAAGTAATGTattataacatactttttttttttaaaaagagaaagaaggaacagattaatataaattttgatgctTCATACTACTATAAGTACAACACCACCTGAGGTACAGAATGTAAAAATCAATAAGTTTCTTTCTGCATATAGATGGGGGGCGGGGCGGGTGctttttcggaatccgacagccacttttttccaattctttcttccaaatcagcaagtatttgtaaatataatctaaccatacTTAACCTATGCTCAACAGTAAAGGTTAGTGATCAAAGTGAGAGTAGGCAGTTTGgttacccaccaggttggtctagaggtgaacgcgtcttcccaaatcaactgatttggaagttgagagttccagtgttcaagtcctactaaaggcagttacttttacatgcaTTTGAATActaagatcgtggataccagtgttcttttaGTGgctgtttcaattaaccacacatctcaggaatggccgaactgaaactgtacaagactacacttcatttacacttatgcatataatcctctgaagtaatacctaaagagcaattcccagaggctaaacaggaaaaagaaagaaaaaggtaatgTGTGGTTTGATTAGATGTCAATAGTCCTAAAGTTGAGTTGGAGATTCTGCATCGAACTGACTTGTGTATTTTTGCTTTGAAGTGTTTTTTATTGATTCGTGGGTATAGTAGGTATTGTTGGTTGGCAAGTTCTGGATATGTCTGCAAAATTTTATGAGTTTTGGTCACggattaatacagttttttacgTGTTTTTATTGAACAATTTCATTCTCATAAGGATTAATGAATTAAGAATTTTTCTAAGCCTTTGGACAGACGAATTTACATCGATTACATCAGAACACAACTGGTAAAGAAggacttataaaattttctttgttcttaGTGAGTACTATGAAGTGCTACAGCTATAAGGGGGAATCTTTAAACATTCATATCTTCTGAACCCTTCCCCCCCCGCCCGATTTCAAAATCCTTCTGGTTCTTGGTGAATCTAGCCCATCCTTTGACCcccaaaatttttattcaattttcagggGAATACAATCCACCTCTTCCCTCCAAAAAAATCCCAAACCCCTGAAACCCATCAGGTGGGATCTTGTTGAACGCAAGATTTGACCCATAAGCAGAAAATCGCATAATGTACAGAAGACGCTCACTCCCGTTGGAGCAATCAGTCAGAGAAGGTACTTCTATGCTTCTATGTCTGGAAGTGCACAATCTCAGAAAATGGAGAAATGGCCTGACTTCAAGGGCAAAAAACAAGTTAGGCAGGTGTCCTCGAACCCAGCCCGACAGTTTGTGGGGCATTACCCACCAGCTTGGGCTGGCTTGCTCAGGTTTATAGGCAGCATGAGAATGCTTTGTCAAAGATATGTAATGAGCTTAATGCCCTATTGGAAACATCACCACCGATAACTACAATAATGCAGGCTATGCAGAGAAAAAAGAGGAGCCATAAAAGTCAATGTCAACGGCATTCTACAGAAAGAAGTAACTGATGATGAGTTTGCAAACCTCATCCCTATGAGATAGTTGGCTGAGCTTATCAATTGGGTCAAGCATGTACATGACTTAATAGCAGAAACTGGTGATAATGTTCCTTTAGAGATCTGGCTCAGGTTCAGGGTGTGGACCCATCGATCAAGCCAGGTAACATTGAACATGACGTGTCAACTGTACTGGGAACGGACAAAGTGGATATACAGAAGTGCAGGTATTGAGAGTATTATAATTCAGTGGAGGgggaacaaaattttcttttgttaggtGAGTTATTAGGATAGTCACGCGTAGCTCcaagtttttagtttttcttttgccTGGGAGTGGAGTCAGTTCCTACATTAGgaagatgttaaaaaaacttGCACAGAGGACAAGAATCCTCTGTGCAGGTAAGGGTGGTTGGTCCACAGCAAGATGGTTTACCTGACAAACAGGAGGTCAGGATTGGCAAGTGTAAAGAAGGCACCCATGTGACAAGAGTAGGACCATAGTCCTACTAAAGCAGCAGGGAGGACTTACACAGACCACATAGTCCACAATTTCTCAAGGAGGCGAGGGGAGAAGTTATGTCGCTCAAGAAGGGCAATAATGATGAAACTGCACACTCGGTTCAGGGTGCGCAGAATGTGGAGAATCTTACAGCAACGTTATGCAACAAGGCTGGTGAATTACAGATTGATTTCAAAACATGAAGTGGGAGACGTACTGTGGTACATATTAAAGTTGTGGAATTAGACGCCACAGAACAAGAGCTAATAGGCGTGATAGCACAGGCCCTAGGTAATGATGAAGAATTCAAGATCTCAATGAGGCCGGTGAACTAGTAGACCAAGAGTGTCACAGTTATCACATTGCTTTGAGCATCACGCAAGCTAATCGAGGAGAGGATCTAAATAGGATGGGTCCACTGCCAAGCCCATATTCATGAGGAGGCAGATAGATGCTACCGCTGTTAGCAGCCAGGGCACCGCAATCAGTGTCGGGGTCCAAACAGAGTGGAACTTTGCTTTAACTATGGGAGAAGTGGCCACAAAGTAGCAGCTTGTAAGAACATGAAATGCCTGGATTGTGGGCTGTTGAATGAATCATCACACTGGAGGCTTGTAGtgcaaataataattatcattagaGAATGAAATTCAATTGACTCCTGTGGCCACTATAAGACAAGAATTAGGCAAGATTCCAGTTGGATGGGGAGCATACAGGTTGGCCTACTGGTAGACCCCATGGATTGCCCAGTTGCGCCAAGATATGAGGAGTAACAAGACGGACTCTGCAGCGCCTTACAAGATCAGGCGCGGAAGTGCCTCACTGCAATACATCGTTAAAAAGAGAGCAGAAAGATACTCAATTATGAAATCAAGACAGAGAAATGTATGAAGTGGTTGGACTTATGTACAGACCTGGATCACAATCCTTGGGGGCAGGCATATCGTATAGCAACCAAGAAGCTAGGAGGACACCTGCCCATACTTACAGAGGAGAGTTCAATAAGAGGTTGAGAAATTTTTTCCCTGTCAAGAAGAAAACA harbors:
- the RpL10Ab gene encoding ribosomal protein L10Ab; its protein translation is MTSKVSRDTLYECVNGVLTHSKTKKRKFLETVEIQIGLKNYDPQKDKRFSGTVKLKHIPRPKMQVCVLGDQQHCDEAKANNIPYMDVEALKKLNKNKKQVKKLAKSYDAFLASEALIKQIPRLLGPGLNKAGKFPGLLSHQESMVQKIDEVKATIKFQMKKVLCLSVAVGHVAMTPDELVQNVHLAVNFLVSLLKKHWQNVRSLHIKSTMGPPQRLY